In one Alteribacter lacisalsi genomic region, the following are encoded:
- the clpC gene encoding ATP-dependent protease ATP-binding subunit ClpC, with product MMFGRFTERAQKVLALAQEEATRLGHSNIGTEHILLGLVREGEGIAAKALSALGLSPDKIQTEVEQLIGRGEEGSKTIHYTPRAKKVIELSMDEARKLGHSYVGTEHILLGLIREGEGVAARVLNNLGVSLNKARQQVLQLLGSSESSNSQQQSAGSGANVNTPTLDSLARDLTAIAKEEQIDPVIGRSKEIERVIQVLSRRTKNNPVLIGEPGVGKTAIAEGLAQQIVNNEVPETLRGKRVMTLDMGTVVAGTKYRGEFEDRLKKVMEEIRQAANVILFIDELHTLIGAGGAEGAIDASNILKPSLARGELQCIGATTLDEYRKYIEKDAALERRFQPIKVEEPTNDESVKILKGLRDRYEAHHRVTITDEAIEAAVKLSDRYIADRFLPDKAIDLIDEAASKVRLRSYTAPPNLKELEQKLDETRKEKDAAVQSQEFEKAASLRDSEQRVREELETMKKEWKEKQGQENSEVTTEDIALVVASWTGIPVSKLAEEETERLLKMEEILHDRVIGQDEAVKAVSKAIRRARAGLKDPKRPIGSFIFLGPTGVGKTELARAVAESLFGDEDSIIRIDMSEFMEKHTTSRLVGSPPGYVGHEEGGQLTEKVRRKPYSVVLLDEIEKAHPEVFNILLQVLEDGFLTDSKGRRVDFRNTAIIMTSNVGASTLRQSKSLGFTAERDGQDYKDMKGKVMTELKKAFRPEFLNRIDETIVFHSLNREHIKEIVTLMSDQLTKRLAEQDIEFEISDEAKAKIADEGYDPDYGARPLRRALQKQVEDRLSEELLRGNIHKGQRVKLAVKDGDYFVETGTATGAGNKK from the coding sequence ATGATGTTTGGACGTTTTACAGAGAGAGCACAAAAAGTACTTGCACTTGCACAGGAAGAAGCAACCCGTCTGGGGCACAGTAATATCGGAACAGAACACATTCTGCTCGGTCTTGTGAGAGAAGGAGAGGGCATTGCAGCCAAGGCCCTGTCTGCACTAGGACTCAGCCCTGATAAAATTCAGACTGAAGTGGAGCAGCTGATCGGCAGAGGGGAAGAAGGGTCAAAAACGATCCATTATACGCCGCGGGCAAAGAAAGTCATTGAGCTTTCCATGGACGAAGCACGTAAGCTTGGCCACTCCTATGTGGGCACCGAACACATTCTGCTCGGCCTCATCCGTGAAGGCGAAGGTGTGGCGGCCCGTGTCCTGAACAACCTTGGTGTCAGCCTGAACAAAGCGCGCCAGCAGGTGCTGCAGCTTCTCGGAAGCAGTGAATCTTCCAACAGCCAGCAGCAGAGCGCGGGATCAGGTGCCAACGTAAATACACCGACACTCGACAGTCTTGCACGTGACCTCACGGCAATCGCAAAAGAAGAGCAGATTGACCCGGTCATCGGCCGCTCCAAGGAAATTGAGCGCGTGATCCAGGTTCTCAGCCGCCGTACGAAAAACAACCCGGTTCTGATCGGTGAGCCTGGCGTCGGTAAAACCGCTATTGCCGAAGGGCTTGCCCAGCAGATCGTAAACAACGAAGTTCCTGAAACGCTTCGCGGCAAGCGGGTTATGACTCTGGATATGGGTACAGTCGTTGCGGGAACCAAGTACCGCGGGGAATTTGAGGACCGTCTGAAAAAAGTGATGGAGGAAATCCGCCAGGCAGCAAACGTCATTCTCTTTATTGATGAGCTTCATACGCTTATCGGGGCAGGCGGCGCAGAAGGCGCTATCGATGCCTCCAACATTCTCAAACCGTCACTGGCACGGGGGGAGCTCCAGTGTATCGGAGCGACAACCCTCGATGAATACCGGAAATATATTGAGAAGGATGCGGCTCTTGAGCGCCGGTTCCAGCCGATTAAGGTTGAGGAACCGACAAATGACGAGTCCGTTAAAATTCTGAAAGGCCTTCGTGACCGCTATGAAGCACACCATCGTGTGACGATTACAGATGAAGCGATCGAAGCGGCAGTGAAGCTGTCGGACCGCTACATTGCCGACCGCTTTCTGCCCGACAAAGCGATTGACCTGATTGACGAAGCGGCGTCCAAAGTGCGCCTTCGATCTTACACAGCTCCGCCTAACCTGAAGGAACTGGAACAGAAGCTTGACGAAACCCGCAAGGAAAAAGATGCGGCAGTGCAGAGTCAGGAATTTGAAAAAGCAGCCTCTCTCCGGGACAGCGAGCAGCGTGTCCGGGAAGAGCTTGAAACGATGAAGAAGGAATGGAAGGAAAAGCAGGGACAGGAAAACTCCGAAGTGACCACAGAGGATATTGCACTCGTGGTGGCCAGCTGGACCGGTATTCCTGTCAGCAAACTGGCTGAAGAAGAAACCGAGCGTCTCCTGAAGATGGAAGAGATTCTTCACGACCGGGTTATCGGCCAGGATGAAGCCGTAAAAGCGGTATCGAAAGCCATTCGCCGTGCCCGTGCCGGCCTGAAGGATCCGAAGCGTCCAATAGGCTCGTTCATCTTCCTTGGCCCCACAGGGGTCGGTAAAACAGAGCTTGCACGTGCCGTTGCTGAATCTCTCTTCGGGGATGAAGATTCGATCATCCGGATCGACATGTCCGAGTTCATGGAGAAGCACACCACGTCCCGTCTCGTCGGGTCACCTCCGGGATACGTGGGGCACGAGGAAGGCGGCCAGCTGACTGAGAAGGTCCGCCGTAAGCCGTATTCAGTCGTCCTCCTTGATGAGATTGAAAAAGCCCACCCTGAAGTGTTCAATATTCTTCTTCAGGTACTTGAGGACGGTTTCCTTACAGACTCCAAAGGGCGCCGGGTCGACTTCAGAAACACGGCGATCATCATGACATCCAACGTAGGTGCCAGCACGCTGCGCCAGAGTAAGAGCCTAGGCTTTACAGCAGAACGTGACGGCCAGGACTACAAGGATATGAAAGGCAAAGTGATGACCGAACTGAAGAAAGCCTTCCGTCCGGAATTCCTGAACCGGATCGATGAGACGATTGTGTTCCATTCTCTTAATAGAGAACACATCAAAGAGATCGTAACGCTCATGTCGGACCAGCTAACTAAGCGTCTTGCCGAACAGGATATCGAATTTGAGATTTCCGATGAGGCAAAAGCGAAGATAGCCGACGAAGGCTACGATCCGGACTACGGGGCACGCCCGCTCCGCCGGGCTCTTCAGAAACAGGTGGAAGACCGACTGTCTGAAGAACTTCTCCGCGGTAACATTCACAAAGGCCAGCGTGTTAAACTGGCCGTGAAAGACGGAGACTACTTCGTTGAAACAGGTACAGCAACAGGTGCCGGAAACAAGAAATAA
- a CDS encoding protein arginine kinase, with translation MSLQQFISQAISPWMKKDGPNADIVLSSRVRLARNIKHVPFPILASAEDLAALTEQIGSEYGGAGHSRYGTIEFLKMSGMKQNEKRVLVEKHLISPALSDESKAGAVLLSEDESLSIMVNEEDHIRIQCLLAGFQLTEALRLANEVDDWMEDKLDFAFDEKRGYLTSCPTNVGTGLRASVMMHLPALVITRQMNRILPAINQLGLVVRGIYGEGSEAQGNLFQISNQITLGKSEEDIVQDLQSVVLQLIQQERAARKTLMEQSKLQMEDRVFRSYGILANSRIIESKEATKRLSDLRLGIDMGLIKDVEGNILNELMILTQPGFLQQYAGEILSPEQRDQRRARLIRDRLKMENEQIDH, from the coding sequence GTGTCACTGCAGCAGTTTATCAGCCAGGCAATTAGCCCGTGGATGAAAAAGGACGGTCCGAACGCCGATATTGTTCTCAGCAGCAGGGTGCGGCTCGCAAGAAATATCAAGCATGTCCCTTTCCCGATTCTCGCATCAGCAGAGGATCTTGCTGCCCTGACAGAACAAATCGGTTCTGAGTACGGCGGGGCCGGTCATTCCCGCTACGGCACGATTGAATTTCTGAAGATGAGCGGGATGAAACAGAACGAAAAAAGAGTGCTGGTCGAGAAGCATCTGATCAGCCCAGCCCTGTCCGATGAATCAAAAGCAGGAGCTGTCCTGCTGAGTGAAGATGAATCCCTCAGTATTATGGTCAATGAAGAGGACCACATCCGAATACAATGTTTATTAGCCGGCTTTCAGCTCACTGAAGCACTCAGGCTGGCGAACGAAGTCGATGACTGGATGGAGGATAAACTCGATTTTGCCTTTGATGAAAAGCGCGGGTACTTAACGAGCTGCCCGACAAATGTCGGTACGGGACTCAGGGCCTCGGTTATGATGCACCTTCCGGCTCTGGTGATTACACGTCAGATGAACCGGATCCTGCCGGCGATTAACCAGCTCGGCCTTGTCGTCCGGGGAATCTACGGCGAAGGCAGTGAAGCGCAGGGGAACCTTTTTCAGATTTCCAACCAGATTACACTCGGAAAGTCTGAAGAAGATATTGTTCAGGACTTGCAGAGTGTTGTTCTGCAGCTGATCCAGCAGGAGAGGGCAGCGCGGAAAACTCTTATGGAGCAATCAAAGCTTCAAATGGAGGACAGAGTGTTCAGATCCTACGGCATCCTGGCCAACAGCCGGATCATAGAATCAAAAGAAGCAACGAAACGGCTGTCGGATCTCAGGCTGGGCATTGATATGGGACTGATCAAAGATGTAGAAGGCAATATTCTCAATGAACTTATGATTCTTACACAGCCGGGATTCCTGCAGCAGTATGCAGGTGAAATTCTCTCGCCCGAACAGCGTGACCAGCGCAGGGCAAGGCTGATCAGGGACCGGCTGAAGATGGAAAACGAACAGATCGACCATTAA
- a CDS encoding UvrB/UvrC motif-containing protein, which yields MLCQECKERQATLHFTKIINGEKTEFHFCDVCANEQDGHMPGAKTFSMHQLLSGLLDFEQQMPSAHKGGIRKTREGLTCPECKMTYEQFAKIGRFGCSECYKAFQSKLDPIFKRIHSGNVVHGGKVPKRVGQHLHLHKEIEKMKQELQALIAKEEFEQAAELRDRIRSLEKKLKEKREG from the coding sequence ATGCTCTGTCAGGAATGTAAGGAGCGTCAGGCAACACTGCATTTTACAAAAATCATCAATGGTGAGAAAACAGAGTTTCATTTTTGTGATGTATGCGCAAACGAACAGGACGGTCACATGCCGGGGGCAAAGACATTCTCCATGCACCAGCTCCTGTCGGGCCTTCTGGATTTCGAACAGCAGATGCCGTCCGCACATAAAGGCGGGATCAGGAAGACGAGAGAAGGTCTGACCTGTCCGGAATGCAAGATGACCTACGAACAGTTTGCCAAGATCGGAAGATTCGGCTGTTCCGAATGCTATAAGGCATTCCAGTCAAAACTCGATCCGATTTTCAAGCGGATTCACAGCGGAAATGTCGTTCACGGCGGGAAGGTGCCGAAAAGGGTCGGACAGCATCTGCATTTGCATAAAGAAATTGAAAAAATGAAGCAGGAACTGCAGGCACTCATTGCGAAAGAAGAGTTTGAACAGGCAGCAGAGCTTCGTGACCGGATCCGGTCTCTTGAGAAAAAACTGAAAGAGAAAAGGGAGGGATAG
- a CDS encoding CtsR family transcriptional regulator produces MRNISDVIEHYLKQIIDQSKEEAVEIKRSELAEQFQCVPSQINYVISTRFTLEKGYIVESKRGGGGYIRITKAVTDDQGELFDQVTAVIGTRIAQHPAENIIERLLEEEAVSKREADLMLRATDRHVITLPLPARDEIRAAILKAMIESLKYR; encoded by the coding sequence ATGCGCAATATATCGGATGTGATTGAACATTATTTAAAGCAGATCATTGATCAGAGTAAGGAAGAAGCGGTGGAGATTAAACGAAGTGAGCTGGCTGAGCAGTTTCAGTGCGTCCCGTCACAGATTAACTACGTCATCAGTACTCGCTTCACACTGGAAAAAGGGTACATCGTTGAAAGCAAGCGGGGCGGAGGCGGGTATATCCGGATTACAAAAGCCGTGACAGATGATCAGGGAGAACTGTTTGATCAGGTGACGGCGGTGATCGGCACCCGTATTGCCCAGCATCCTGCAGAGAACATTATCGAGAGACTTCTGGAGGAAGAAGCAGTATCAAAGCGGGAGGCAGATCTTATGCTCCGTGCAACTGACCGCCATGTAATCACCCTGCCACTCCCGGCAAGAGATGAAATCAGAGCAGCTATTTTAAAAGCGATGATAGAGTCGCTCAAATACCGCTGA
- a CDS encoding MgtC/SapB family protein yields the protein MFETVSEFYTSGTLLKMAFAAAAGLIIGLERELKGKPLGLKTCLIVSVTACLLTIVSYESAMLYSEAYSRPMDPGRIPSYIISGIGFLGAGVILRRNNDVISGLTTAALVLASAGIGITIGVGFYLEAAVGVVFLILGVRIIPDMMEWMGLKKLNEIEVRTKLYLNKGTELTTLLKQVKKKEFGLRRVKVKEEGDCIVLTCIIVTDKSTYTTDIFYTLKSLEDVRQVEVENIT from the coding sequence ATGTTTGAAACAGTAAGTGAATTTTATACGAGCGGAACGCTTCTGAAAATGGCGTTCGCAGCAGCAGCAGGTCTGATCATCGGCCTGGAACGTGAATTAAAAGGAAAACCACTCGGGTTAAAAACCTGTCTGATTGTGTCCGTTACGGCATGTCTGCTCACGATCGTGTCCTATGAATCGGCGATGCTTTATTCTGAAGCCTATTCAAGACCGATGGATCCGGGCCGTATTCCATCTTATATTATCAGTGGGATCGGATTTCTTGGAGCCGGTGTTATCCTGAGGAGAAACAACGACGTTATTTCCGGACTGACCACCGCAGCACTTGTGCTTGCTTCTGCCGGAATCGGGATCACTATCGGTGTGGGCTTTTATCTTGAAGCTGCAGTCGGTGTTGTCTTTCTCATTCTCGGTGTGCGGATCATCCCGGATATGATGGAGTGGATGGGTTTAAAAAAGCTCAACGAAATCGAAGTTAGAACGAAGCTGTATCTTAATAAAGGTACGGAACTGACAACACTGCTTAAACAAGTAAAGAAGAAAGAATTCGGCCTTCGCAGGGTCAAAGTGAAGGAAGAAGGGGACTGTATTGTCCTGACGTGTATTATCGTTACCGATAAGAGCACCTATACAACGGATATTTTCTATACACTGAAGTCCCTTGAGGATGTCCGGCAGGTGGAAGTGGAAAACATCACGTAG
- a CDS encoding YqcI/YcgG family protein has product MTSHLKTRADIHEEANIPEWLKREFSFFEKIVTDRTFPCYFGRSGLLKDELRYSYLEKDNWGHFPETLRSFIKLLNENPKIRRGLFLFVEPEEHLKTIDDFRDQFWEVLQFLHDKDDAPWPEDIPKDPDHHLWTFCFDQEPMFVFGNAPAYEQRRTRNLGKGLVIGIQPRTIFTGLEGTEPNGINSREAVRKRVEAWDQLPKHPDISHYGDETHHEWKQFFIGDDCEPIVSECPFQQRKIRN; this is encoded by the coding sequence ATGACATCACATTTAAAAACCAGAGCAGATATCCACGAAGAAGCAAACATACCGGAATGGCTGAAGCGGGAATTTTCCTTTTTTGAAAAAATCGTGACAGACCGCACGTTCCCCTGTTATTTCGGGAGATCCGGTCTGCTGAAGGATGAATTGCGATACAGCTATCTCGAAAAAGATAATTGGGGCCATTTCCCTGAAACGCTTCGTTCCTTTATAAAACTATTAAACGAAAATCCGAAGATCAGACGCGGCCTGTTTCTATTTGTAGAGCCGGAGGAGCACCTGAAAACGATTGATGACTTCCGGGATCAGTTCTGGGAGGTTCTTCAGTTTCTGCATGATAAAGACGATGCCCCCTGGCCGGAGGACATTCCCAAGGATCCGGATCACCATTTATGGACATTCTGTTTTGATCAGGAGCCGATGTTTGTTTTTGGAAATGCCCCGGCATACGAGCAGCGCCGCACCAGAAATCTTGGAAAGGGACTTGTTATTGGGATTCAGCCGAGGACGATCTTTACAGGTCTGGAAGGGACAGAGCCGAACGGGATTAATTCCAGAGAAGCAGTCCGGAAGCGGGTGGAAGCGTGGGACCAGCTCCCCAAGCATCCTGACATCAGTCACTATGGAGATGAAACACATCACGAGTGGAAGCAGTTTTTTATCGGCGATGACTGTGAGCCCATCGTTAGCGAATGTCCTTTTCAGCAGCGGAAAATCAGAAACTGA
- a CDS encoding LysE family translocator produces the protein MTQSWFYFLFLGITLAAPVGPLSMEMVRRGLVLGFWGALLTGLGGLFADLLFMVMIYSGAGFLLSPVPVQAVLYVCGSFFLCFLGWQSLFLTGNFSIEPVREIVLQYRSGFFSGIGIAGLNPLNILFWFGIYGSVLAGLKQTETSEVVITASIMIVAGILLWNIFVSAFIHFLKDYVHARMVVFINRLAGVMLILFAGTFLYKGFYLMC, from the coding sequence ATGACTCAAAGCTGGTTTTACTTTCTCTTTCTCGGTATTACACTTGCTGCCCCTGTAGGCCCGCTTAGCATGGAGATGGTCAGGCGGGGGCTGGTTCTCGGATTTTGGGGTGCTCTGTTAACAGGTCTTGGAGGGCTTTTCGCGGATCTATTGTTTATGGTGATGATTTACTCTGGCGCCGGTTTCCTCTTATCACCTGTTCCGGTTCAGGCCGTGTTATATGTGTGCGGATCATTTTTTCTTTGCTTTCTAGGCTGGCAGTCTCTTTTCCTCACCGGGAACTTCTCCATTGAGCCCGTTCGTGAGATCGTCCTTCAGTACAGATCAGGGTTTTTTTCCGGAATTGGCATCGCCGGACTGAACCCTTTAAATATTTTGTTCTGGTTTGGGATATACGGCTCTGTTTTAGCCGGACTGAAACAAACGGAAACGAGTGAAGTCGTGATTACTGCCAGCATCATGATCGTCGCAGGAATTCTTCTCTGGAACATTTTTGTCTCCGCTTTTATTCATTTTCTAAAGGACTACGTGCACGCCAGGATGGTTGTATTTATCAATCGTCTTGCCGGCGTGATGCTCATTCTGTTTGCAGGGACGTTTCTGTATAAAGGGTTTTATCTAATGTGCTAA